In Pseudobacteriovorax antillogorgiicola, a single window of DNA contains:
- a CDS encoding S9 family peptidase: MPKPPVAKIKDHWIETHNDKRRDPYYWMHDAKNPEVIKYLEDENAFLEESMKHTEELQNTIFEELKGRIKETDSSSPMKDGNYWYFYRYEEGQQYPIYCRNVGAADGPEEILIDQNQLAKGRSFCDFSFVTNSPDHKYLAYGVDFVGQEAYEIYIKDLETGNVFELGIDSASSSFEWLSDSQSFLFTALDDKMRPVFVYKGKVGERFNKNNLVYEEQDAGFFVWLDESEDKQYKFICLHGNNSSEVLFAPNTAQDITFTLFQAREPDHEYEVTHNEGQFLVLSNWKAENYALYACTNKDTKRDTWHLWRPYEPAILTESITIYDKYIVIQEKERALPRIRIIEKESEEEFFIDYGLEPCELETISPREYQSDTLRYVHSSMSSPACTYDYNMKEQSKRLVKIQEIPDPNFDPSHYKTERIYFEASDGTAIPVSLLYRKGLKLDGSHRLYLYGYGSYGSSMEPSFSSSRFSYVDRGIVYAIAHVRGGMELGRKWYLDGKLLSKKASFSDFIAVAEGLIEKGYTAAGKLIAKGGSAGGLLIGAVANQRPDLFGAMIAEVPFVDVLTTMLDDSLPLTTIEYNEWGNPQESEYYQYIKSYSPYDNVKQQAYPAMLVISGLHDIRVTYWEPTKWVAKLRSYNTSSNRIFLKTHMEAGHGGASGRYDYWKDYALEVVFVLENIK; this comes from the coding sequence ATGCCGAAGCCTCCTGTAGCAAAGATCAAAGATCATTGGATCGAAACCCATAACGACAAGCGGCGCGACCCCTATTATTGGATGCACGATGCCAAAAACCCCGAGGTCATCAAGTATTTAGAAGACGAAAATGCATTCCTAGAAGAAAGCATGAAGCATACCGAAGAGCTTCAAAATACCATATTCGAGGAACTCAAAGGACGAATCAAAGAGACTGATTCGAGTTCACCGATGAAGGATGGTAACTACTGGTATTTCTATCGCTATGAGGAAGGGCAGCAGTATCCTATTTACTGCCGAAATGTAGGGGCGGCTGATGGTCCCGAGGAAATCTTGATCGATCAAAACCAATTGGCGAAGGGTCGATCCTTTTGCGATTTCAGTTTTGTTACCAATAGCCCCGATCACAAATACCTTGCCTATGGTGTCGATTTTGTGGGGCAGGAAGCTTATGAGATCTATATTAAAGATCTTGAAACAGGAAATGTTTTTGAACTTGGCATCGACTCTGCCTCCAGTTCTTTCGAATGGCTGTCTGATTCTCAATCCTTTCTCTTTACAGCACTAGACGATAAGATGCGGCCTGTTTTCGTTTACAAAGGAAAAGTAGGCGAACGTTTCAACAAGAATAATTTAGTATATGAAGAGCAAGACGCAGGGTTTTTTGTTTGGCTTGATGAGTCTGAGGATAAGCAATACAAGTTTATCTGTCTCCATGGCAATAACTCTTCAGAAGTACTCTTTGCACCTAATACGGCACAAGATATAACATTTACCTTGTTTCAAGCCAGGGAGCCAGACCATGAATATGAAGTTACTCATAACGAAGGGCAATTTCTTGTTTTGTCAAATTGGAAAGCAGAAAACTATGCTCTCTACGCCTGTACAAATAAAGATACGAAGCGAGATACTTGGCATCTATGGCGTCCTTACGAGCCAGCTATCCTAACGGAATCAATTACGATCTACGACAAGTACATTGTTATTCAGGAAAAGGAAAGAGCATTACCTCGTATTAGAATCATTGAGAAGGAGAGTGAAGAGGAGTTCTTTATTGATTATGGCTTAGAGCCATGTGAGCTTGAAACCATATCTCCAAGAGAGTATCAAAGCGATACGTTACGCTATGTTCATTCATCCATGTCGTCGCCAGCCTGCACCTATGATTACAATATGAAAGAACAGTCCAAACGGTTGGTGAAGATTCAGGAGATCCCTGATCCAAACTTTGATCCCAGTCATTATAAGACTGAACGTATCTATTTTGAAGCCAGCGATGGAACCGCAATTCCGGTATCATTGCTATATCGTAAGGGCTTAAAGCTTGATGGCTCTCATCGACTTTATCTTTATGGCTATGGATCTTATGGTTCAAGCATGGAACCCAGCTTCTCGTCGTCGCGATTTAGCTATGTGGATCGTGGAATCGTCTATGCCATTGCTCATGTCCGAGGGGGAATGGAGCTGGGACGCAAGTGGTATCTGGATGGCAAACTTCTAAGTAAGAAAGCTAGTTTTTCAGATTTTATTGCTGTTGCTGAAGGCTTGATTGAGAAAGGTTATACCGCTGCGGGTAAACTTATTGCAAAGGGAGGTTCCGCTGGTGGACTGCTAATCGGTGCGGTTGCCAATCAGAGGCCCGATCTATTCGGTGCGATGATCGCAGAGGTGCCATTCGTAGATGTACTCACCACTATGTTAGATGACTCCCTACCTCTCACAACCATTGAGTACAATGAATGGGGCAACCCCCAAGAGTCCGAATACTACCAGTATATCAAGTCTTATAGCCCCTACGACAATGTTAAGCAACAAGCCTACCCAGCGATGCTTGTGATTTCGGGTTTGCACGATATTCGAGTGACTTATTGGGAGCCTACTAAATGGGTGGCTAAGTTGCGATCTTACAATACCAGTAGCAATAGGATCTTTTTGAAAACCCACATGGAGGCAGGGCATGGGGGAGCGTCTGGTCGATATGACTATTGGAAAGACTATGCTCTTGAAGTGGTTTTTGTCTTGGAGAATATCAAATAG